From Antennarius striatus isolate MH-2024 chromosome 14, ASM4005453v1, whole genome shotgun sequence, the proteins below share one genomic window:
- the dtnbp1b gene encoding dystrobrevin binding protein 1b isoform X3 produces the protein MEVDAENTQRVLGAEQGGVPPPQVKLKERQKYFEEAFQQDMEQYLSTGYLQIAERREPIGSMSSMEVNVDMLEQMDLMDMSDHEALDVFLHSGGEDNSASSPVTGPGVESFTTEISLQVPTQAELRHKLSSLSSTCTDSASQDTEAGEDEEEEEEETEQGGVVIGVRRRRPPVVVALDEEDVHPDTALTDREDQTAKDCEETRPKV, from the exons TGGAGGTCGATGCAGAGAACACGCAGAGAGTCCTCGGGGCTGAACAGGGGGGCGTCCCACCCCCCCAGGTCAAGCTGAAGGAGCGGCAGAAGTACTTTGAGGAGGCCTTCCAGCAGGACATGGAACAGTACCTGTCCACCGGCTACCTGCAGATCGCcgagaggagag AGCCAATAGGAAGCATGTCCTCCATGGAGGTGAACGTGGACATGCTGGAGcagatggacctgatggacatGTCTGACCACGAAGCTCTGGACGTGTTTCTGCATTCTGGGGGGGAGGACAACAGCGCCTCCTCGCCCGTCACAG gaccaggTGTGGAGTCTTTCACCACAGAGATCAGCCTTCAGGTTCCCACCCAGGCCGAGCTCCGCCACAagctctcctccctctcctccacctgcacCGACTCGGCCAGCCAGGACACAGAGGCCggggaggacgaagaggaggaggaggaagaaacggAGCAGGGAGGAGTCGTCATCGGGGTCCGGAGGAGAAGGCCCCCCGTGGTGGTCGCCCTGGATGAGGAGGACGTTCACCCCGACACGGCGCTGACAGACAGGGAGGACCAGACCGCCAAAGACTGTGAGGAAACCCGGCCAAAGGTTTGA
- the dtnbp1b gene encoding dystrobrevin binding protein 1b isoform X2, whose translation MSTSPATTDGSQRNSLEVDAENTQRVLGAEQGGVPPPQVKLKERQKYFEEAFQQDMEQYLSTGYLQIAERRGSMSSMEVNVDMLEQMDLMDMSDHEALDVFLHSGGEDNSASSPVTGPGVESFTTEISLQVPTQAELRHKLSSLSSTCTDSASQDTEAGEDEEEEEEETEQGGVVIGVRRRRPPVVVALDEEDVHPDTALTDREDQTAKDCEETRPKV comes from the exons TGGAGGTCGATGCAGAGAACACGCAGAGAGTCCTCGGGGCTGAACAGGGGGGCGTCCCACCCCCCCAGGTCAAGCTGAAGGAGCGGCAGAAGTACTTTGAGGAGGCCTTCCAGCAGGACATGGAACAGTACCTGTCCACCGGCTACCTGCAGATCGCcgagaggagag GAAGCATGTCCTCCATGGAGGTGAACGTGGACATGCTGGAGcagatggacctgatggacatGTCTGACCACGAAGCTCTGGACGTGTTTCTGCATTCTGGGGGGGAGGACAACAGCGCCTCCTCGCCCGTCACAG gaccaggTGTGGAGTCTTTCACCACAGAGATCAGCCTTCAGGTTCCCACCCAGGCCGAGCTCCGCCACAagctctcctccctctcctccacctgcacCGACTCGGCCAGCCAGGACACAGAGGCCggggaggacgaagaggaggaggaggaagaaacggAGCAGGGAGGAGTCGTCATCGGGGTCCGGAGGAGAAGGCCCCCCGTGGTGGTCGCCCTGGATGAGGAGGACGTTCACCCCGACACGGCGCTGACAGACAGGGAGGACCAGACCGCCAAAGACTGTGAGGAAACCCGGCCAAAGGTTTGA
- the dtnbp1b gene encoding dystrobrevin binding protein 1b isoform X1 produces the protein MSTSPATTDGSQRNSLEVDAENTQRVLGAEQGGVPPPQVKLKERQKYFEEAFQQDMEQYLSTGYLQIAERREPIGSMSSMEVNVDMLEQMDLMDMSDHEALDVFLHSGGEDNSASSPVTGPGVESFTTEISLQVPTQAELRHKLSSLSSTCTDSASQDTEAGEDEEEEEEETEQGGVVIGVRRRRPPVVVALDEEDVHPDTALTDREDQTAKDCEETRPKV, from the exons TGGAGGTCGATGCAGAGAACACGCAGAGAGTCCTCGGGGCTGAACAGGGGGGCGTCCCACCCCCCCAGGTCAAGCTGAAGGAGCGGCAGAAGTACTTTGAGGAGGCCTTCCAGCAGGACATGGAACAGTACCTGTCCACCGGCTACCTGCAGATCGCcgagaggagag AGCCAATAGGAAGCATGTCCTCCATGGAGGTGAACGTGGACATGCTGGAGcagatggacctgatggacatGTCTGACCACGAAGCTCTGGACGTGTTTCTGCATTCTGGGGGGGAGGACAACAGCGCCTCCTCGCCCGTCACAG gaccaggTGTGGAGTCTTTCACCACAGAGATCAGCCTTCAGGTTCCCACCCAGGCCGAGCTCCGCCACAagctctcctccctctcctccacctgcacCGACTCGGCCAGCCAGGACACAGAGGCCggggaggacgaagaggaggaggaggaagaaacggAGCAGGGAGGAGTCGTCATCGGGGTCCGGAGGAGAAGGCCCCCCGTGGTGGTCGCCCTGGATGAGGAGGACGTTCACCCCGACACGGCGCTGACAGACAGGGAGGACCAGACCGCCAAAGACTGTGAGGAAACCCGGCCAAAGGTTTGA